The following DNA comes from Ricinus communis isolate WT05 ecotype wild-type chromosome 10, ASM1957865v1, whole genome shotgun sequence.
ACTTCCATTTCGTACTTGGTATTATGTGTTCCCCTTTGTAAATATGTTAATAATATTCCAtatgttattaaataaatcGCCTTACTAATGCCGGTTCTGAGAGtatatgatattataattttgaacAAGGTAATATCACTGTGTCAAAAGGTAAATAAAACAACTTGCACAGGTACATtgtcatatttaaaaaaaaaaaaaaaaaaaaaagaatttaagagATGAAAAAAGATACCTTGTTCTGGAACAATCTCATCGTCAAAACAAGAGTATCACGCACTCTGCAAAACAGTAAGAGTAGcataattttaattgcatttATAAACAAAAGGAAAGACTAGTTGACTTGGGGTTAATGATTTGCTGCATGCATCAAGTTTAATAATATCTCTCACTTTTGCAAATTGCAAAAGAGAATGTTACAAATACTTGAATCAAGCAACAAAATCTCTGGTGGTAACCATCTTGATGGTATGCAATGCAATGAAAGTTAAGATACTCAGATTTAGATACCAAATAAATCATCCGAGGAGTTCCAAGTTACATTACACAATCttgtaaaatgaaaaattagagGATTGTATGATAAAGGAGATTACAACAATGCCCAACTGTTCTGGGTTTATCATTTGCCACTCATCGTAAGCTCATAATTTACCCTCAAAATCAAGATTTATTCGAAATTATTTGTTATCAGTGACATAGCGTATGCATCTTTTATAGTTAGTTTATTACAttagttaattgattgaaatGCAAGGCtgtattattatcattttttaaccTTCATCGTGGTACCCATGTTCCCTTTTGAACCCTGTAACTCAGTTGAAAACTATTCCCCAGTAGTTGTCTAACTGTCAGGATGTTTATATTCCACCATCATGACCATACTTAAGTTTCCTCACAAATGCCACTGCCACTCAGACTCCCATTTATCCTTCCTGTCACTCTCTCAAAATTCATTTCTCTATATTTCTCCTTAAATAGACTAAACCACTTTACAGCTTTTAGatgcaaaagaaaaggaaaatctaaCAAGCAGTTATATGATTCTTATATCATCTATCAAGATGGCTGGACTGTATACAATTGTTTATAAGTATCACTATGAGGACACATCTTCAACATAAAGCTAACCACGCAATACAAGTGAGAGAAAAAGAGTACTGCGAAGTTCTTTTAAGCATGGGAGTCATTCTAAAAAAGGTAAGACCACCAGTAGTACAGACCCATTTGGCATGCTCCTTTACTATAAACCTATATACGACCAATCTActttaaaacaagaaaaaaagatgcTAACATGATTTCTGTTGAGAGTCCATTAGAAAAACTGAAcatgtaattaataattaccTAACGTTGTATGTATTGAGAGGATGAGAAGATCCACTAGAACAAGCTAACACGAATTGTGTTGAGAGTCCAGAAGGAATTTTGATCTGCAATGATAACAGTATAACATATAATACAGAATATTCTCCGAGcaaacaattaaatattttatgtgcaATTGTGCAAGTATAAAAGATGCATAAATATTTCTGCAAGATTTATATAGTTCTTGTAGTGTTCTTTTGAAGacatacaaaataaatgatcCTAAGGTGAAAATACATGCACGATAAGAATTTTTCAAGTAATAAAATTGGTGAGCAAGGAGTTTCCTTTTAACTCTGCAGTTATCTAATTAAGTGTTTTTCTTAACCAATTCAACTCACTTTTTTTAACATGCCAAATAAGTTTCATTGCTAAATTCCTACAAGCATAGGGTACTTTGGAAACACTTCAATTTTGTAAACATATTGAACAATCATAACCAAGGAATTGGATATTGGATTTGCTTGGatgttaataataatgaagggCAGGGccaaaactaaaaacaaagaagAGGTTGAAGGTCAACCATAACCGGGAATTCTGTGATTTTATGAACTTAGCTTAGtggaatataattttttggtactaagagattccattaaaatctaataataagaaaatagaaagggcaaaatttgttaatttgatCTGGTACAAATTTGGGCTATGCTCAATTTCAATATAGTAACAAACGTACTGATAAGTTCTTCGAATATTTTTCTGCAATCAGCTCAATGTCATCGCTTATTGTCTTAATTTGGTAGCCTGATCGTCGCAAGATAAGAGTTGATGACTTCCATTTGTCAGAAGCGTCCGTCTATCAAAGGACATGAAATAGTTAGATCCTATAATCAGCTACAAGTCTAAAacataattcatatattttctattagcTCTATCCCATATATAGGGTATAGATAAATGAGAAGTACCATTTCCAACAAaacttttatttgaataaCTAACAACCACTTTTAAAAAGTTTGTCTAACATATGAGTATTGTCAAACAAGGAAAACCTACCAGCAACTGAATGCTGAATGTGGCTTCACCTTTAGAAATATACATGTCAATTGCGTGCTGCATGTCTGGGTCTGTGGAAGCAGATATTAGAAACTTgtctaaacatcaaaacattCAGAAGGAAAAAGCCAAcgaacaagaagaagaatctttttataactaaaatggAAATAAACACATTACAAGATTCTAAGGAAACATAGCTTTTAGCTCGATCatgattttatcttttccttcttttctcctttttgatcaatacatgagaaaacaagcaaTGAGAATATGCTCACAGAAAGTTGTCAAGTGTCCTTTTTagtgtttatttttttctcttagtgATGGCCATACAACAGCAGGTGATCCTTCCACTTTCCATAAACAACCTCACTAAGAAGTTCCAGTGTTATATCCACAGAATATAAACATCCAATATAAgcaaaataacatcttaattCTCTACAGCAGGGAATCCCAGAGCTTCCACGACTTGCTTACTAGACAGAGTGGCTGGTTACAAAATACTATCATATAAGTTTCATGTAACTGGTTTAGATAGAGAAAACTATGAACAGAAATACATACATGGTTTTCACATTATATTCACTGGAAGAGGGGACAAAGCACAGAAttatagaagaaaacaaagataaaaAGTGAACCATTCAATGTCGGTATGTTAGACAAATTGCTTAAAGCTATTCAAGcataaacaaaaatgaaaatatactgctgaaatattttaagaatagtAACTAACTATTAGTTAACTTGGTCAAAGTATTTTCAATTGTTTTGAGATCCAACAAATATCTATTAGTTTCAAACACgaaaaattaaatgcttaccacattttattttgttctgaTCATTTGCAAAACGTTTCACCAGTTCTCCCTGATAACAATTAAACAATTTGGCATCAATAAGAAGCAAGCTtctcaatatttaaatatctagaGCAGTTATTTATGCTTGCTGCATATATATgcaagaagtcaaatttataGAAAGTGGAAACAGAAAACCTTCAATTTGAACAAGAAAGTGGAAGAAGTACAAAGGATTATACAATGGAGCCAAAGCAAGAAATTGAGTTTTGAAGACTCTTTTCATTACTAAGGAGCATCAGATGCATATCAGGTTTAAAAGGCGTGTacaaatatttgaaaaaagaattttctaACTGCACATCTTGGTGCATAATAAAGTGTTGGAAATCCATTGACTGACTATATTCTGTTTACAAGAGAGGGTGTACGCTAGCTTCATTCATGAGAAAACACATAGCGTTTCACCAAGACTGAGGATAATCAAGAACATATGGGAAACCAAGTCATTTCATGTCATGGTGATAGGTAAAAGGAAGCTAAATTGTTTCAAGCCAACAGAAAGAGGTCAGTActtctattaaattttgagtgcACTAGAGCTAGATGCTACAAGAATTGGGAAGTCAATAACATTATCCGGACTGCTTTTTGTGGTATACAAATGCATCTAGATTTTCAATGGAAAACCAGTTATATATCAATTACAGTTTGATTCCAGATTTAAATTctccttttgaagaaatttttttatttgaaaacatTACAATTGCCTCACTAAGTATTGCCACGCCTATAGCATTAGACATTCATGCCCCAGAGAAATGCTAGGCAAGTGACCAAAGAACCACTGTTTTTTATCAAACCTGGCGGCCTTGGTCATCCATCGGTATGCACTCAACAGCAATGAGCTTATCAACATCATCAGCAGTCACAACATATTCTGGATTTGTGGCACCTGTATCAAATAATCCCACAAATACATATGTGTTATAACCTTTGAATTTAAACACTACTAATAACTTCCTTCCTCTCTACTTTGAACGAAATTTAGAAAAGCAAACAACTACCAGgtgaaaattttcattttgtttctcACCTTCAATGTACTGCCTAGTGCCATCCTCAAGATGACGAACCCACTGAAACATGCAGAGAGATGTTCCACGCACAGGATATCCACATCCAAGGAGTTTTCCTCCAGGTACAGCATCACCAATAATCTGAAAACCCTCTATGCCAGGGCCCTCTAAAATGCAACAAGTCATATTAGATTTTTGGACAGAGATCATGAACTTGTCTCTAGAAAGAACATCCTCACCTTCAGAAACAGAAGAAGCAATTTCATCATGTGAGCTGGAAGGATGGGGCAAGTCCATGGTCATCTCTCCTCTTCCAACTTCTCCGATACCTTTGTCAAATAATCTTTCCCTGCAAGTACAAAATCTATTGGTAATCTACAAGCTCCCGAAAAGTAAATGATGAAAAACTAAATTGTTCATTTACAAGAATAAATGTTAAAAGACTGCATTCAGATGGCTGCAAAAGAAAAGTGCGAGAAGTGTTAAAATTCCTGATAAGTTGAAAGAGTAGAACCAGACAACTATTAGGCAAGCTATGATGTTTGGCAATGAGTTCTACATGCTCAAAAAAGAGTGGAAGGATTAAGGATGTATGACAGATTTATGCAATTATATGAAAGAACTAAGATGATATTGGGTATTAACGGAAAATAAGTTAAGCGACAGGGAAACAAGAAAATCTGGCCACTTTCCAACATAGACCAGATGTATAACTACAGAAGATAGGAAATTCAGACCATATAACTAAACAAAATGAGAGGTGGACCAAAAATGGCAGGAGGCAAAGGGGTCAAAATAGACATAGCATAATTTTCCTTTCTACAATGTGTAAATCACAAATacttctccttttctctttggAGTTTactaaaagagaaagaaaccaTTTAGCCACCTGAACACAAGATGCATGAAAGGAAAAGACAACTAAAGAAAACTGTTTAACGCTCTAAGACATCTAGCCCTACATTTTACCAACAGTATAGCAAATTAAAGATGTTTTACAGTTTATAATTTGTCAAATACCATGAGCAAAGAACAATACCCATCAGAAGAAAAAGATTGTTGGACTAGATTGAATATTCCGTTGGCTCTCTCATCATTAACATACTTGGtagatttaaatattagtAGAATTATTAATCTATTAAGTTTATGGagaatgaaaactacaaaGTAGTATGAAACTAATGCATTCAAAGCAAGccgtaatatatataacttaatattgataaattattacataaagaaatttatagtGAAGATGCAAGCTCAATACTTAATTTTCA
Coding sequences within:
- the LOC8284263 gene encoding uncharacterized protein LOC8284263 isoform X2 — its product is MRELRLLNEKYILERKFSDLRMAIDEKQNEAITSALNELVSRKGNLEDNLKLTHELKVVDDERYIFMSSMLGLLAEYGVWPHVMNASTISNNVKGLYDQLEWKIRTSHDRIREIEVAVHPESESQDKDNPGPGFLMHQVPHQSKIQDSNNNFPEFPFDPVRERLFDKGIGEVGRGEMTMDLPHPSSSHDEIASSVSEEGPGIEGFQIIGDAVPGGKLLGCGYPVRGTSLCMFQWVRHLEDGTRQYIEGATNPEYVVTADDVDKLIAVECIPMDDQGRQGELVKRFANDQNKIKCDPDMQHAIDMYISKGEATFSIQLLTDASDKWKSSTLILRRSGYQIKTISDDIELIAEKYSKNLSIKIPSGLSTQFVLACSSGSSHPLNTYNVRVRDTLVLTMRLFQNKALDDKRKGRA